In the genome of Chloroflexota bacterium, the window CGCGCACCAGGTCGAAGAGGGCGGCGAGAGCTCCCGGGGTGTTGAAATCGTCGTCCATCGCTCGCTCGAACGCAGCTCGCGCGTCAGCCGCGAACGACGGCCGCGCGGCCGGCTCAGTGGCCGCGCCGCTGTAGCCGTCGAGAGCGCCGCGCAGGCGCGCCAGCGCACGCCCGGCGTTGTCCAGGGCGTCGCGGGTGTAGAGGATCGAGGAGCGGTAGTGGGTCTGGAGCAGGAACAGCCGCACGACCATCGGCTCGTAGACGTCGAGCACCTGGGCGATGGTCGTGAAGTTCTCCAGCGAGTGGGCCATCTTCTCGCTGCCGGTCGTGACCAGCCCGGCATGCGCCCAGTAGCGCACAAACGGGTGGACGCCGGTGTAGGCCTCGCTCTGGGCCAGCTCGTTCTCGTGGTGCGGGAAGATCAGGTCGCGCCCGCCGCCGTGGATGTCGATCTGATCCCCGAGGGTCTCGCGAACCATCGCCGAGCACTCGATGTGCCAGCCGGGCCGGCCATCGCCCCAGGGGCTGGGCCAGTGCGGCTCCTCGGGCTTGGCCCGCTTCCAGAGGGCGAAGTCGCGCGGATCCCGCTTGCCCGGCTCCAGGTCAACACGGACGCCCTGCAGCTGCCCCTCTTCGGTGCGGCGGGCGAGCTGCCCGTACGCCTCGAAGCGGTCCACCTGGAAGTAGACGTCACCCTCGGACTCGTAGGCGTAGCCGCGCTCGATCAGCCCCTTGACGTAGTCGACGATGGCATCCATCGAGCCGGTGACGGTCGGGTACTGGTGCGCGCGCAGGACGTTGAGGCGATCCATCACCTCGAAGTACGAGTCGGAGTAGCGCTTCGCAGCTTCGGCCGGAGTGATGCCGTCCACTTTGGCGCGGGCGATGATCTTGTCGTCCACGTCGGTGAAGTTCTGGACGTGGACGATCTCGTACCCCTTGTATTCGAGGTAGCGGCGCAGGATGTCCGCCGACACGAAGACGCGGGCGTGGCCGACGTGCGGGTGGTACTTGGGCGTCATGCCACAGACGTACATCCGCACCGGCCGGCCAGAGACCTCGAAGTCTTCCTTCTGTCCGCTCAGCGTGGACGTGATGCGCTGTGACACGATGCGTTCTCCCACCAGCAAGTACGGAATTGTACCGGGCGACGAGGCCATCCGTGGGGCGTCGGGCGTGGGGCGTACACCTCCCCACGATCTACGACCTTCGACCCACGATCCGCGTCAGCGCCGCCAGACACCCCAGGCCAGCGACAGCCAGCCGGCCAGGAACGCCGTCCCGCCGATGGGGGTGATCGCGCCGAGCCAGCGGATGTTGGTGAGCACCAGCAGGTACAGGCTGCCGCTGAAGATCAGCGTGCCGACGATGAAGAGCCAGCCGCCGACGCGGGCCGGACCAGCGGCCTTCTGCGACGCAAGGTACGCCACCACCATCAGCCCGAGGGCGTGGTACATCTGGTACCGCGCGGCGGTCTCCCAGACGACGATGCGCTCGGGCGGGACCACCCCGACGAGCGCGTGCGCGCCGAACGCGCCGGCTGCCACCGAGAGACAGGCGAGGATCGCGCCGAGGCCGAGAAAGAGGCGTTCAGAGGAGAGCATCAGGCCTGCCATCTGCCGGGAGAAGGCCCCGGCGGCCGTAGCACAAGCGCCGTCGTCGCAGAGCAGCGAGGGGAGAGCAGGGGAGCGACATGCGGGGTGAGCGCGTGCGAGGGAGGGTGTACCACCACGGATGCTACCAACCGGCCCGGGTGAACAGCCATCGTTCTGGACCGTCACGCAGGGCGATTGCATGTTGATGTCGTCGTGCCGCCGCGTCGGGGCTTGAAAGCCCCGCCTACCATCCTGCAGTCGCTGCGCGACGCTCCAGTCGCACCAGCGCCTGCCGTTCCCGGTGTCCGTCGCGCAGCGACGGTGTGACGGTAGGCGGGGACTCCAGTCCCCGACCGCCCGTTCCCTGATGCTTCGGGGACACCAATGAACATGCGATCGCCCTGATGCTGCTACCAGTGCAATCGTATGTTGAGCGCGTCGTGCGGCGGCGTCGGAGCTTGAAAGCCCCGCCTACCATCCTGCAGTCGCTCCGCGACGCCCCGGTCTCACCAGACGACGCCGTTTCCGGTGGCCGTCGCGCAGCGACTGCATGCGTGTAGGCGGGGACTTCAGTCCCCGACCGCCCGTTCCATGATGCTTCGGGGACACCAATGAACATGCAATCGCCCTGCTTCGGCCAGTCCAGGGCTGGTGAGCTATGTCCATGCGCGGCCAATGATCGCGGCCCCGTCTACTCCACGTAGCCGAGCGCTTCGAGCCGGCCCTTGATCAGCGCCTCTTCCTCGGCCGACATCCGGATCGCCGTCGAGGTCGCGCCGCTCTGGATCGCCACCAGCTGCTGCTTGAGATCCTCCAGCAGCTCCGGCCGACTCGACGCGAGATTCACCTTCTCGCGTGGGTCGGCCTCCAGGTCGTAGACCTCTTGCTCGACGGTCGGGTTGTCCGGCGCGGAGATGTACTTGTACTTGCCGGTCCGCAGCCCGATCAGCCGATTGACGTTGTCGTGCAGCATCGTCTGGAGCGCCTCGGTGACGGCCGGCCGGTCCGTCGTGTCCTCGCCGCGCATCATCGGCAGCAACGATGGCTGCAGCCCATACGGTGTCGGGTCGATGCCGACCGCGTCGAGGATGGTCGGCGCGATGTCGATGTGGCGAACCTGGGTGTCCACCTTCTTGCCGGCCGGAACGATGCCAGGCGCGCTGATGACCAGCGGCACGCGGATCAGGTAGTCGTAGACGCAGAGCTGTGCGTGCCCAGCGACCTCCTGCTGGTTCTTCTCCTGCAGCACGGCCTTCTTGCCGAGCGAGAGAATCCGCTTCTTGGTCTGCGCGGGCAGCCCCTTCGTCAGCTTGTAGCCGGCGCTCACCGCGAACTGGACCCACGGGCGCGGATCGTCAATCGCCCCCGCGATGCCCTCGCCGTGGTCGCCCGTCATCACCACGACCGTGTTCTCGGGGTCGATGGCGTTCAGGATGCGCGGCAACTGGCTGTCCAGGTACGCCACCGAGCGCTGGTACAGCTGCTTGCCGTACCGCGGGCTGGCGAAGCGGCCCTTCGCCTTGCGCGGCCAGTGCAGCTCCCACAGGTGCAGGAACATGAACCACGGCTCGCGCATGCGGCGATCCTGGAGCGTGGAGATGACCTTGCTGCCCCAGCCGGTATCCAGGTACCAGTGGCGCTCGCGGCGGTGGTACAGGTCGTACCCGCGATCCAGCCCCGTGACCGGAAACAGCGGCCCGGTGACCTCGGCGACGGTGTGGTAGCCGTGCTCGCGCAGGATCTCGGGCAAGGTCTTGACGTCTGGCTGGAGCTTGTACCCGAGCAGCGAGCGGATGCCGTGCTCGGCGGGGTAGCGGCCCGTCAGCAACGTCGCCACCGACGGCGTCGTCGTGGTGGCCGCCGTGATCATCTCGGTGAAGCTGGTCGAGCGCGCCATCAGGGCGTCGAGGTTCGGGACGTACGGGTAGCGCTCGCGATCCCAGAGGGTGTCCGCGCGCATGCAGTCGACCATCAGGAAGAGGACGTTTCGCGGCATCGTCGTGTCGTCCCCCGCCCTAGTTGTGCCGGCCGTTTGCGGCCACGCCGGCGTGCGTCGGCAGGTACCCGAGCGCTTCGAGCTTCGCCATGATGACGGCGGCGCTCTGCTCGGGCGTCTGCTGGCTCGTCTTGACCACGATCTCGGGACTGGTCGGCGGCTCGTACGGGTCCGAGACGCCCGTGAAGTTCTTGATCTCGCCGGCCAGCGCCTTCTTGTACAGTCCCTTGACGTCCCGCTGCACGAGCGTTTCGATGGGGCACTCCACGTAGACCTCGACGAAGTTCTCGGTCTTCGCGCGGACCTCGTCGCGGATCTCGCGGTACGGCGAGATGGCCGCCGCAATCGCCGCGATGCCGTTGCGGCTCAGCAACTGGCAGACGAATCCGATGCGGCGGATGTTCTCGTCGCGGTCTTCCTTGGAGAAGCCGAGACCCTTCGAGAGATGCGTCCGCACGATATCGCCGTCGAGCCGCTCGACGCGCTGGCCGCGCTCTCGGAGCTGCCGCTCGACAATCTCGGAGATGGTGGACTTACCGGCCCCCGAGAGACCCGTAAACCAGAGGGTGAAGCCTGTGCTCAAGGAGTTGCTCCCCAGGATGGCGGGCTGCTGCCGCCCGGCTGCCGTCCCACACGCATCGTGGCGGGTTCGACCAGGTGGCCGGGCCGGCAGAATCTTACCGGTTCAGACGGAAGAGTAGCCGCCGCCTATCGAATACATTGGGCGGGACCGTACCGGAACGCCGCAAGCTGGGGCAAATCGAGCGATAGCGGAGGGGTCGGCGGCGGGCGCAACGAGCTTGCGCCACTACCTCGTCATCCCGAGCAGAGCGTCCCCACGCCACTACCTCGTCATCCCGACCGAAGCGAGGCACGAGCGAAGTGGAGGGATCTTCCTCAGGCCCGGCGGAACGTCTGATGCTGGCCGAATGACGGGCTGGCAGTCCTACGCCAGCGACACCGACCGCCCGGTCTTGACCGACTCGATGGCCGCCAGCGCCATCCGCAACGACTCCCGGCCGTCCTTGCCGGTCACGGACGGTGCGTGTCCGGTCCGCGCGCACTCCACGAAGTGTGCCAGCTCGGCGGTGTAGGCGTCGCCGAACATCGGCTTGAACCAGGAGTGGTGCGGACGGCTCACGCCGCTCGGGGTGTACAGTTCGGCGGCGTCCTGCCGGCCGTCGCCCACCGCCATCATGCCGCCCGTGCCGAAGACCTCGGCCCGCACGTCGTAGCCGAACGCGCCGTTAAAGCTCACGTCGGCCGTCCCGAGCGCACTGTTCGCGAAGCGGACCGTGCAGACCGCCGTGTCGAGCGCGCCAGAGGCCGGATCGGCCCCCCAGGCAATCGAGCCGGCCATCGCCGAGACCTCGACCGGCTCGCTGCCCGCCAGCCAGCGCAGCACGTCGAAGTCGTGGATCATCGTCTCCAGGAAGATAGCGTACGGCAGCGGCCCCTCGGGGCGTGGCACGGCCGGATCACGGGTGATCGAGCGCAGCAGATGCAACTGCCCGAGCGTCCCGTCCTCGGCGGCCTGCTTCGCGCGGACAAAGCCTCGGTCGAACCGCCGCTGAAACCCGACCTGGAGAAACGTCCCCGCCGCCGCCACGGCCGCAATCGCCCGGTCGGCCTCCTCGACGGTGTGCGTCAGCGGCTTCTCGGTGAACGACGGCTTGCCGGCCTGGGCCGCCATCACGATCAGGTCGGCGTGGAAGCGCGCCGGCGTGGCGATGGCCACCGCCTGCACGTCCGGCGACGAGATCGCGGCCTGGGCGTCGCGCTCGTAACGCGTGTCGTCGAGGCCAAGCTGGTCGATCAGGCTGCGCGTCTTCGGCTCGTCCGCGTCCGCGATGACGGCCAGCCGCGCGCCCGGCAGGCGATGCGCCAGGGTCTCAGCGTGGAACGACCCCATCAATCCGGCGCCCACCAGCGCCACGTTCAGCCGTGTTGCCATGCGAGTGTCCCTCCGAAGCCGAAGCATCGTCAATGATGCCGCCGGGCGTGCCGGGCGTGTCCCGCCGGCCGCCGAGCAGACGATAGCGTGCGATGCCAACCCAGGCCAGCGCCCACGGCGCGCCCACGCCCAGGGACGCTGCTACGGCAATGGCAGGATCGGCAGGGTACCGGAAGCGCCAGACCAGCCCGTCCAGCGCGGACGCCGCCACGACCAGCAGGATGACCGTCAGGGCGGGCGCGAGCGCCGGCCGCAGCCGAGGCACCGCCAGTGCGGCCACCAGCCCGATCCCCGCCAGCCAGGAGAGGGAGGTGCGCCAGCGCCAGGGCTGAAAGAAGCTGGTCACGCCGTCCGCGCGCTCGTAGAGGTCACCCTCGGCGGGACGGTCGGGATCGAGGAGGGCGACGATGCGCGGATCCCACTTCCGATCCCAGTTGCGGGTCGTCCGCTGCCGCCAGTTGCCCAGCAGCCGCTCGTTGCGGCCCTGGAACAGCTCCCAGGCCATCTCACGGGTGGTCTGGAGGTAGTGGCCGGGCCGCTCCCAGATCTCGGAGAGGGCGAGATCGCGGAGGAGGGTGCTGGTCTGGGCCTGCGTCAGGCCCAACTCATCGCGGACTCGCTGCGTGATGGTGCCGCCGGACGGCTCGCCGCCGTTCGCCTCCTCCTGGATGATGCGGCGAGCAGCGGCGCGCGTCGGGTTCGGGTCGGGATGGGCCGGGTCGTCGTACAGGTACCCCTTGTCGTGACGGACCGTCCGCCCGATCAACGCCTGCCCCAACGCCCCCTCAGCGCCCGGCGTGCCGTGGATCGCCAGATTCCGCAGCGACCACGGAGCCATCACGAGCAGGATGCCGACAACGACCAGGAGGGCGCGTCGGAGACCGTCTCGCCAGGATGGCAGCGCCAGCAGGAACGGCAGTCCGAGCGCGACCGGCGCCGCCACCTGCCCGATGGGCCGGGTCAGGCAGGCCAGGCCCACGCCGACGCCTGCCACCACCAGCCAGCCGACGGTCGGCTGCCGCAAGGCCATCACCAGGAGCAACAGCGCCAGCGTCAGCACGAGGGTGAACAGCCCCTCGGACATCATGAAATGCTCGTAGATGATGAGCGGGCCGGAGAGCGCCACCAGCAGCCCGGCCGCCAGCCCGACCAGCCGGC includes:
- a CDS encoding cysteine--tRNA ligase, with protein sequence MASSPGTIPYLLVGERIVSQRITSTLSGQKEDFEVSGRPVRMYVCGMTPKYHPHVGHARVFVSADILRRYLEYKGYEIVHVQNFTDVDDKIIARAKVDGITPAEAAKRYSDSYFEVMDRLNVLRAHQYPTVTGSMDAIVDYVKGLIERGYAYESEGDVYFQVDRFEAYGQLARRTEEGQLQGVRVDLEPGKRDPRDFALWKRAKPEEPHWPSPWGDGRPGWHIECSAMVRETLGDQIDIHGGGRDLIFPHHENELAQSEAYTGVHPFVRYWAHAGLVTTGSEKMAHSLENFTTIAQVLDVYEPMVVRLFLLQTHYRSSILYTRDALDNAGRALARLRGALDGYSGAATEPAARPSFAADARAAFERAMDDDFNTPGALAALFDLVREINRRRDAGAPAGEVEAGQHALQALAGVLGLQLDAPDSAADGADAGPFIELLVQTRQRLREAKQWALADEVRDRLRDLGVLVEDRPGGAVWRRERAASAG
- a CDS encoding DUF423 domain-containing protein gives rise to the protein MLSSERLFLGLGAILACLSVAAGAFGAHALVGVVPPERIVVWETAARYQMYHALGLMVVAYLASQKAAGPARVGGWLFIVGTLIFSGSLYLLVLTNIRWLGAITPIGGTAFLAGWLSLAWGVWRR
- a CDS encoding sulfatase gives rise to the protein MPRNVLFLMVDCMRADTLWDRERYPYVPNLDALMARSTSFTEMITAATTTTPSVATLLTGRYPAEHGIRSLLGYKLQPDVKTLPEILREHGYHTVAEVTGPLFPVTGLDRGYDLYHRRERHWYLDTGWGSKVISTLQDRRMREPWFMFLHLWELHWPRKAKGRFASPRYGKQLYQRSVAYLDSQLPRILNAIDPENTVVVMTGDHGEGIAGAIDDPRPWVQFAVSAGYKLTKGLPAQTKKRILSLGKKAVLQEKNQQEVAGHAQLCVYDYLIRVPLVISAPGIVPAGKKVDTQVRHIDIAPTILDAVGIDPTPYGLQPSLLPMMRGEDTTDRPAVTEALQTMLHDNVNRLIGLRTGKYKYISAPDNPTVEQEVYDLEADPREKVNLASSRPELLEDLKQQLVAIQSGATSTAIRMSAEEEALIKGRLEALGYVE
- the cysC gene encoding adenylyl-sulfate kinase, which codes for MSTGFTLWFTGLSGAGKSTISEIVERQLRERGQRVERLDGDIVRTHLSKGLGFSKEDRDENIRRIGFVCQLLSRNGIAAIAAAISPYREIRDEVRAKTENFVEVYVECPIETLVQRDVKGLYKKALAGEIKNFTGVSDPYEPPTSPEIVVKTSQQTPEQSAAVIMAKLEALGYLPTHAGVAANGRHN
- a CDS encoding Gfo/Idh/MocA family oxidoreductase, translating into MATRLNVALVGAGLMGSFHAETLAHRLPGARLAVIADADEPKTRSLIDQLGLDDTRYERDAQAAISSPDVQAVAIATPARFHADLIVMAAQAGKPSFTEKPLTHTVEEADRAIAAVAAAGTFLQVGFQRRFDRGFVRAKQAAEDGTLGQLHLLRSITRDPAVPRPEGPLPYAIFLETMIHDFDVLRWLAGSEPVEVSAMAGSIAWGADPASGALDTAVCTVRFANSALGTADVSFNGAFGYDVRAEVFGTGGMMAVGDGRQDAAELYTPSGVSRPHHSWFKPMFGDAYTAELAHFVECARTGHAPSVTGKDGRESLRMALAAIESVKTGRSVSLA
- a CDS encoding glycosyltransferase family 39 protein, translated to MTAPSVTSVPPAAATATPAERRALGASAGAGVCARWLSGRRALLLDALLLVVVLGVASAMRLRFLSAGVPVFVTPDSDDYLWPGYALAYGLGFEPELRRTPLYPIFIGGVLLFGGNLATLAAVQHALGVVTAGLTYLLGRAAVGPGGGNQAGESVAWPLAGRLVGLAAGLLVALSGPLIIYEHFMMSEGLFTLVLTLALLLLVMALRQPTVGWLVVAGVGVGLACLTRPIGQVAAPVALGLPFLLALPSWRDGLRRALLVVVGILLVMAPWSLRNLAIHGTPGAEGALGQALIGRTVRHDKGYLYDDPAHPDPNPTRAAARRIIQEEANGGEPSGGTITQRVRDELGLTQAQTSTLLRDLALSEIWERPGHYLQTTREMAWELFQGRNERLLGNWRQRTTRNWDRKWDPRIVALLDPDRPAEGDLYERADGVTSFFQPWRWRTSLSWLAGIGLVAALAVPRLRPALAPALTVILLVVAASALDGLVWRFRYPADPAIAVAASLGVGAPWALAWVGIARYRLLGGRRDTPGTPGGIIDDASASEGHSHGNTAERGAGGRRIDGVVPR